One genomic region from Streptomyces sp. NBC_00457 encodes:
- a CDS encoding ATP-dependent DNA helicase has product MPARITDPDQLKELLGIPFTPEQTACITAPPAPQVIVAGAGSGKTTVMAARVVWLVGTGQVAPEQVLGLTFTNKAAGELAERVRKALIKAGVTDPDVIDPDNPPGEPVISTYHAFAGRLLTDHGLRIGLEPTSRLLADATRFQLAARVLREAPGPYPALTRSFPDLVGDLLTLDAELAEHLVRPEDLRAYDAELLEALQSVKLTNADLRKVPEAAAARRELAELVIRYRAAKRERDLLDFGDQIALSAGLAGLPEVGRILRDEFRVVLLDEYQDTSVAQRVLLAGLFGGGTGHPVTAVGDPCQAIYGWRGASVANLDDFPEHFAHADGSPATRQSLSENRRSGGRLLDLANGLAEPLRAMHAGVEALRPAPGAERDGVVRCALLRTHAEEIDWIADSVAHFVRTGKAPGEIAVLCRTATDFAEIQGALVARDIPVEVVGLSGLLHLPEIADLVAVCEVLQDPGANASLVRLLTGPRWRIGPRDLALLGRRARYLVSHARVEADDDPDRRLAEAVEGVDPAEVISLADALDTFLEMPIEAQGEDDGLPFSPDARVRFARLAAELRDLRRSLSDPLMDVLHRVLAVTGLEVELSASPHALAARRRETLSNFLDIAASFAAGDGEATLLAFLGFLRTAAQYEKGLDNALPGGENTVKVLTAHKSKGLEWDVVVVPGLVTGTFPSTQGREKWTAQSKVLPHDLRGDADTLPDVEAWDSRGLKAFQEAMKEHQHTEELRLGYVTFTRPRSLLLGSGHWWGPAQKKPRGPSDFLQALYGHCAAGHGEIEAWADEPAEDEENPALHRATVDQVWPLPLDDMALARRRAAAETVLAHLEDLASHTDGHPAATHDPDTYDDPDWPPPEDDEVLYDEGHESDEYGEDDTPFEEDPGDWESWTPDRPTVPHQAAPLDLTEHSGDPDLPRPHPRLTPEEARAIASWDRDLDALTGELLRARRGSTDVPLPTTLTASQLMRLAADPDGFAQELARPMPRPPQPAARRGTRFHAWVEARFEELTLPMLDPEELPGSEAEIADERDLEALKDAFERTPYAHRTPYRVEAPFQLAIAGRVIRGRIDAVYRESDGDRTSYEIVDWKTSRARTADPLQLALYRLAWAEQQGVPLESVHAAFVYVRGGEVVRPQDLPGRAALERLLTEEPSCDEPPNQDVGAGR; this is encoded by the coding sequence GTGCCCGCTCGTATCACCGATCCCGATCAGCTCAAGGAGCTCCTCGGCATCCCGTTCACCCCGGAGCAGACGGCCTGCATCACCGCGCCGCCCGCCCCGCAGGTGATCGTGGCCGGAGCCGGTTCGGGCAAGACGACGGTGATGGCGGCCCGCGTGGTGTGGCTGGTCGGCACCGGACAGGTCGCCCCCGAACAGGTCCTCGGCCTCACCTTCACCAACAAGGCCGCCGGTGAACTCGCCGAGCGCGTCCGCAAGGCACTGATCAAGGCGGGCGTCACCGACCCCGATGTCATCGACCCGGACAACCCTCCGGGCGAGCCGGTGATCTCGACGTACCACGCCTTCGCGGGCCGCCTGCTGACCGACCACGGCCTGCGCATCGGCCTCGAACCGACCTCCCGCCTGCTCGCCGACGCCACCCGCTTCCAACTCGCCGCGCGCGTCCTGCGCGAGGCCCCGGGGCCCTACCCGGCCCTGACCCGCTCCTTCCCCGACCTCGTCGGCGACCTCCTCACCCTCGACGCCGAACTCGCCGAGCACCTCGTACGGCCCGAGGACCTGCGCGCGTACGACGCCGAGCTGCTCGAAGCCCTGCAAAGCGTCAAGCTCACCAACGCCGACCTGCGCAAGGTCCCCGAGGCCGCCGCCGCACGCCGTGAACTCGCCGAGCTGGTGATCCGCTACCGGGCCGCCAAGCGCGAGCGCGACCTGCTCGACTTCGGCGACCAGATCGCCCTGTCGGCCGGCCTCGCCGGGCTCCCCGAAGTGGGCCGGATCCTGCGCGACGAGTTCCGCGTGGTGCTGCTCGACGAGTACCAGGACACGTCGGTGGCCCAACGCGTCCTCCTGGCCGGTCTGTTCGGCGGCGGCACGGGCCACCCGGTGACCGCCGTCGGCGACCCCTGCCAGGCGATCTACGGCTGGCGCGGCGCCTCCGTCGCCAACCTCGACGACTTCCCCGAGCACTTCGCCCACGCCGACGGCAGCCCCGCCACCCGCCAGTCACTCAGCGAGAACCGCCGCAGCGGTGGCCGCCTCCTCGACCTCGCCAACGGCCTCGCCGAGCCCCTGCGCGCCATGCACGCGGGCGTGGAGGCGCTGCGCCCGGCCCCCGGCGCCGAACGCGACGGTGTGGTCCGCTGCGCCCTGCTGCGCACCCACGCCGAGGAGATCGACTGGATCGCCGACTCCGTCGCCCATTTCGTACGGACCGGAAAGGCGCCCGGCGAGATCGCCGTCCTGTGCCGCACGGCGACCGACTTCGCCGAGATCCAGGGCGCGCTCGTCGCCCGCGACATCCCGGTCGAGGTCGTCGGCCTGTCCGGGCTGCTGCACCTGCCCGAGATCGCCGACCTGGTCGCCGTGTGCGAAGTCCTTCAGGACCCCGGCGCCAACGCCTCGCTGGTCCGGCTGCTGACCGGCCCGCGCTGGCGGATCGGCCCGCGCGACCTCGCTCTCCTGGGCCGGCGCGCCCGGTATCTCGTGTCGCACGCGCGCGTGGAGGCCGACGACGATCCGGACCGTCGGCTCGCCGAGGCGGTCGAGGGCGTCGACCCGGCCGAGGTGATATCGCTCGCGGACGCCCTCGACACGTTCCTGGAAATGCCGATCGAGGCGCAAGGGGAGGACGACGGGCTGCCGTTCTCGCCGGACGCGCGCGTGCGGTTCGCCCGGCTCGCCGCCGAACTGCGCGACCTGCGCCGCTCCCTGTCCGACCCGCTGATGGACGTCCTCCACCGCGTCCTCGCCGTCACCGGCCTGGAAGTGGAACTGTCGGCATCCCCGCACGCCCTGGCCGCACGCCGCCGCGAGACCCTGTCCAACTTCCTGGACATCGCCGCCTCGTTCGCCGCGGGCGACGGCGAGGCCACCCTGCTGGCCTTCCTCGGCTTCCTGCGCACCGCCGCACAGTACGAGAAGGGCCTCGACAACGCCCTCCCCGGCGGCGAGAACACCGTCAAGGTGCTCACCGCGCACAAGTCCAAGGGCCTGGAGTGGGACGTCGTGGTCGTCCCCGGCCTGGTCACCGGCACCTTCCCCAGCACCCAGGGCCGCGAGAAGTGGACCGCGCAGAGCAAGGTGCTGCCGCACGACCTGCGCGGCGACGCCGACACCCTGCCGGACGTCGAGGCATGGGACTCCCGAGGCCTCAAGGCATTCCAGGAGGCCATGAAGGAGCACCAGCACACCGAGGAACTCCGTCTCGGCTACGTCACGTTCACCCGCCCCCGCTCCCTCCTCCTCGGCTCCGGCCACTGGTGGGGGCCCGCGCAGAAGAAGCCCCGCGGCCCGTCAGACTTCCTCCAGGCGCTGTACGGCCACTGCGCGGCAGGACACGGTGAGATCGAGGCCTGGGCGGACGAACCCGCCGAGGACGAGGAGAACCCGGCCCTGCACCGGGCCACCGTCGACCAGGTCTGGCCCCTGCCCCTCGACGACATGGCCCTCGCCCGCCGCCGCGCCGCGGCCGAGACGGTCCTGGCGCACCTCGAAGACCTCGCCTCCCACACCGACGGCCACCCGGCGGCCACGCACGACCCGGACACGTACGACGACCCTGACTGGCCGCCACCGGAGGACGACGAGGTCCTGTACGACGAAGGCCACGAATCCGATGAATACGGCGAAGATGACACCCCCTTCGAGGAGGACCCGGGCGACTGGGAATCGTGGACCCCGGACCGTCCGACCGTCCCGCACCAGGCGGCGCCTTTGGACCTCACCGAACACTCCGGCGACCCGGATCTCCCGCGCCCTCACCCCCGCCTCACCCCGGAGGAAGCCCGCGCCATCGCCTCCTGGGACCGTGACCTCGACGCCCTCACCGGCGAACTCCTGCGCGCCCGGCGGGGGAGCACGGACGTACCCCTGCCGACGACCCTGACCGCATCGCAGCTGATGCGCCTGGCCGCCGACCCGGACGGCTTCGCACAGGAGCTGGCCCGCCCCATGCCCCGCCCGCCGCAGCCCGCCGCACGCCGCGGCACCCGCTTCCACGCGTGGGTCGAAGCCCGCTTCGAAGAGCTGACGCTGCCCATGCTGGACCCGGAGGAGCTGCCCGGCAGCGAGGCCGAGATCGCCGACGAACGCGATCTGGAGGCCCTCAAGGACGCCTTCGAGCGCACCCCGTACGCGCACCGCACGCCCTACCGCGTGGAGGCCCCCTTCCAGCTCGCGATCGCCGGCCGGGTGATCCGGGGCCGGATCGACGCCGTCTACCGGGAGAGCGACGGCGACAGGACGTCGTACGAGATCGTCGACTGGAAGACCAGCCGTGCCCGCACCGCCGACCCCCTCCAGCTCGCCCTGTACCGGCTGGCCTGGGCCGAGCAGCAGGGCGTGCCCCTGGAGTCGGTCCACGCCGCGTTCGTGTATGTGCGCGGTGGTGAGGTCGTACGGCCGCAGGACCTCCCGGGCCGGGCCGCGCTGGAGCGGCTGCTGACGGAGGAGCCGTCGTGTGACGAACCGCCCAATCAGGATGTCGGTGCGGGCCGATAG
- a CDS encoding ATP-dependent helicase yields the protein MSSSSSTRRLSHSQVRQGSRGAYRLVRTPPPRVVPPHLDAAQRSVVDHGRGPLLVLAGPGTGKTTTLVESVAARIARGVDPERVLVLTFSRKAAVELRDRMALRMGAARAPQATTFHSFCYALVRAHQDSDLFVEPLRLLSGPEQDVAVRELLAGQPDLERLGLAHVRWPDELRACLTTRGFADEVRAVLARSRELGLDPDALDAFARRIGRPDWRAAATFLAEYLDVLDLQGVLDYAELVHRAVLLAHRPEVAAQLADRYDAVFVDEYQDTDPAQVRLLHALAGGGRTLVAFGDPDQSIYAFRGADVNGILEFPDAFPRADGRPAPVEVLRTSRRSGADLLGATRLLTQRMPLTRLPAEKVRAHRELTPVRDGGRVEVYTYPTPGTELDNIADILRRAHLEDGVPWSDMAVLVRAGSRTIPTVRRALTAAGVPLDIDGDDLPLRHEPAVAPLLTALRAVATAEAAEGGVRDEGAGEADASEEADASGEADASEVAASDTSWLDTETALTLLASPLAGMDAADLRRLGRALREEERAGGNPLPPPSDDLLARALAEPERLVAHDPAYARGAQRLGALLRKARERLAGGGTAEEALWELWDGTPWPARLERAARRSGAAGRNADRDLDAVCALFATAARAEERTGGRGALNFLEEIEAEDIAADTLTRRAVRPDAVRLMTAHRSKGLEWRLVVVAGVQEGLWPDLRRRGSLLEADRIGRDGLAEPLTPGALLAEERRLFYVAATRARERLVVTAVKAPADDGDQPSRFLTELGVAPKDVTGRPRRPLSVAALVAELRATTVDPRVSDTLREAAARRLARLAALADEDGRPLVPSAHPYRWWGMFEPTESKVPLRNRDQPVVLSGSALDQLANTCALQWFLGREVKADAPATVAQGFGNVVHVLADEVASGHTPADLAVLMERLDSVWNALAFDAPWKSAQEKEHARVALERFLKWHVMDRTGRTPVASEHDFDVTLEAGDYEVRIRGQMDRVEADGEGRAYVVDFKTGKQAPTAAEVAHHPQLAVYQLAVREGAVDDAFDGRRPEPGGAELVQLRQGAAQRDGGETLPKVQAQQPLEGEWVGDLLATAAGKVLDERFTPTSGQHCAHCAFRASCSARPEGRHVVE from the coding sequence GTGAGCTCCTCTTCCTCCACCAGGCGCCTGTCGCACTCCCAGGTGCGACAGGGGAGCCGTGGCGCTTACCGGCTGGTCCGTACCCCGCCGCCGCGAGTGGTTCCCCCTCATCTGGACGCGGCCCAGCGCTCGGTGGTTGACCACGGCAGGGGTCCACTGCTCGTCCTCGCCGGTCCGGGCACCGGCAAGACCACCACGCTCGTGGAGTCCGTGGCGGCCAGGATCGCCCGGGGCGTGGACCCCGAGCGGGTCCTCGTCCTGACGTTCAGCCGCAAGGCGGCCGTCGAACTGCGCGACCGCATGGCACTGCGCATGGGGGCGGCGCGCGCGCCGCAGGCGACCACCTTCCACTCGTTCTGCTACGCCCTGGTCCGCGCCCACCAGGACAGCGACCTGTTCGTGGAGCCCCTACGGCTGCTGTCGGGCCCCGAGCAGGACGTCGCCGTCCGGGAACTGCTCGCCGGCCAGCCCGATCTGGAGCGGCTCGGCCTCGCACATGTGCGCTGGCCGGACGAGCTGCGTGCGTGTCTGACCACGCGCGGTTTCGCCGACGAGGTCCGCGCGGTCCTCGCCCGCAGCCGCGAACTGGGTCTTGACCCCGATGCCCTCGATGCCTTCGCCCGCCGTATCGGACGCCCCGACTGGCGGGCGGCGGCCACCTTCCTCGCCGAGTACCTCGACGTTCTCGACCTGCAGGGCGTACTCGACTACGCGGAACTCGTCCACCGCGCGGTGCTCCTGGCACACCGCCCCGAGGTCGCCGCCCAGCTGGCCGACCGGTACGACGCCGTGTTCGTCGACGAGTACCAGGACACCGATCCGGCTCAGGTACGGCTGCTGCACGCACTGGCGGGCGGCGGCCGCACGCTCGTCGCCTTCGGCGACCCCGACCAGTCGATCTACGCGTTCCGGGGCGCCGACGTGAACGGCATCCTGGAGTTCCCGGACGCCTTCCCGCGCGCGGACGGCCGCCCGGCGCCCGTGGAGGTCCTGCGCACCTCCCGTCGCTCCGGCGCCGACCTGCTGGGCGCCACCCGGTTGCTGACCCAACGGATGCCGCTGACACGGCTGCCCGCCGAAAAGGTCCGCGCCCACCGGGAGCTCACCCCGGTCCGTGACGGCGGTCGCGTCGAGGTCTACACGTATCCGACGCCCGGCACCGAGCTGGACAACATCGCCGACATCCTCCGTCGGGCGCATCTGGAGGACGGCGTCCCCTGGAGCGACATGGCCGTCCTGGTGCGCGCCGGGTCCCGCACCATCCCGACAGTCCGCCGCGCGCTGACAGCGGCCGGTGTCCCCCTGGACATAGACGGCGACGACCTGCCCCTCCGGCACGAACCCGCGGTGGCACCCCTGCTGACGGCACTGCGGGCGGTGGCGACGGCGGAAGCGGCCGAGGGGGGCGTACGGGACGAGGGGGCAGGCGAGGCCGATGCCTCTGAAGAGGCCGATGCCTCCGGAGAGGCCGATGCCTCTGAAGTAGCCGCGTCGGACACCTCCTGGCTCGACACCGAAACCGCCCTCACCCTGCTGGCCTCCCCGCTCGCCGGCATGGACGCGGCCGACCTGCGCCGTCTGGGCCGGGCGTTGCGCGAGGAGGAGCGGGCCGGGGGCAACCCGCTGCCGCCGCCGTCGGACGACCTCCTCGCGCGGGCGCTGGCCGAGCCGGAGCGGCTGGTCGCGCACGATCCGGCGTACGCGCGGGGCGCTCAGCGTCTCGGCGCGCTGTTGCGCAAGGCACGTGAGCGCCTGGCCGGCGGTGGTACGGCGGAGGAGGCGCTCTGGGAGTTGTGGGACGGCACTCCATGGCCCGCACGGCTGGAGCGGGCCGCCCGGCGCTCAGGCGCGGCCGGGCGCAACGCGGACCGCGACCTGGACGCCGTATGCGCCCTGTTCGCCACCGCGGCTCGCGCCGAGGAACGCACCGGCGGGCGCGGCGCCCTCAACTTCCTGGAGGAGATCGAGGCCGAGGACATCGCCGCCGACACACTCACGCGGCGTGCCGTACGACCGGACGCGGTGCGCCTGATGACCGCGCACCGCTCGAAGGGCCTGGAGTGGCGCCTGGTCGTCGTCGCGGGCGTCCAGGAGGGACTGTGGCCCGACCTGCGCCGCCGCGGCTCCCTCCTGGAGGCCGACCGCATCGGCCGCGACGGACTGGCCGAACCGCTCACCCCGGGTGCCCTGCTCGCCGAGGAGCGCCGCCTGTTCTACGTGGCCGCCACGCGCGCGCGTGAACGCCTCGTCGTGACGGCCGTGAAGGCGCCCGCGGACGACGGCGACCAGCCGTCCCGCTTCCTGACCGAACTGGGCGTCGCACCCAAGGACGTGACGGGCCGCCCGCGCCGCCCGCTGTCCGTCGCGGCGCTCGTGGCCGAACTCCGCGCCACGACGGTCGACCCACGGGTCTCCGACACCCTCAGGGAGGCCGCCGCCCGCAGGCTGGCCCGGCTCGCCGCGCTCGCCGACGAGGACGGCCGCCCCCTGGTGCCGTCCGCGCACCCCTACCGCTGGTGGGGCATGTTCGAGCCGACCGAGTCCAAGGTGCCGCTACGCAACCGCGACCAGCCCGTCGTCCTCTCCGGCAGCGCCCTCGACCAGCTCGCCAACACCTGCGCCCTGCAGTGGTTCCTGGGCCGTGAGGTGAAGGCGGACGCGCCCGCGACCGTCGCCCAGGGCTTCGGCAACGTGGTGCACGTCCTCGCCGACGAGGTCGCCTCCGGGCACACCCCGGCCGACCTCGCCGTCCTCATGGAGCGGCTGGACTCGGTGTGGAACGCGCTCGCCTTCGACGCGCCCTGGAAGTCGGCGCAGGAGAAGGAGCACGCGCGCGTGGCGCTCGAACGGTTCCTGAAGTGGCACGTCATGGACCGCACGGGACGTACTCCGGTCGCCAGTGAGCACGACTTCGACGTCACCCTCGAAGCGGGTGACTACGAGGTGCGTATCCGCGGCCAGATGGACCGCGTCGAGGCGGACGGCGAAGGCCGCGCCTACGTCGTCGACTTCAAGACCGGCAAACAGGCGCCCACGGCTGCCGAGGTCGCCCACCATCCGCAACTCGCCGTCTACCAACTCGCGGTCCGCGAGGGCGCCGTCGACGACGCCTTCGACGGGCGCCGCCCCGAGCCGGGCGGCGCCGAACTCGTCCAGCTGCGCCAGGGCGCCGCCCAGCGGGACGGCGGCGAGACCCTGCCCAAGGTGCAGGCGCAACAGCCCCTGGAGGGGGAGTGGGTCGGCGACCTGCTGGCCACCGCCGCGGGCAAGGTCCTGGACGAGCGGTTCACGCCGACGTCCGGCCAGCACTGCGCGCACTGCGCGTTCCGGGCGTCGTGCAGCGCGCGCCCCGAGGGACGACACGTGGTGGAGTGA
- a CDS encoding MGMT family protein: MGRMSEESLPEYAERVLEVAELIPPGRVMTYGDVAEWLQSEGGERGALSGKGGGGRREGGPRQVGRVMALYGGAVPWWRVIRADGVLLPGHELRALDHYRAEGTPLKEASRAAEGHLPRVDMKRARWDGGEHAEPHT; the protein is encoded by the coding sequence ATGGGACGGATGAGCGAGGAGAGCCTTCCGGAGTACGCAGAGCGGGTCCTCGAGGTCGCCGAGCTGATTCCGCCGGGGCGCGTGATGACGTACGGCGATGTCGCCGAGTGGCTTCAGAGCGAAGGGGGCGAGCGCGGAGCGCTCTCCGGCAAGGGTGGTGGTGGGCGACGGGAGGGAGGGCCCCGGCAGGTCGGCCGGGTGATGGCGCTCTATGGAGGAGCCGTTCCGTGGTGGCGGGTCATCCGCGCGGACGGTGTCCTGCTGCCCGGCCACGAACTGCGGGCGCTCGACCACTACCGCGCGGAGGGCACACCGCTGAAGGAGGCGAGCAGGGCGGCCGAGGGCCACCTGCCTCGGGTCGACATGAAGCGGGCGCGGTGGGACGGCGGCGAACACGCGGAACCTCACACCTGA
- a CDS encoding lysylphosphatidylglycerol synthase transmembrane domain-containing protein, with protein MKQQGVHPEGAKSTSDASSRPHTADADDKDAHDTAEEAVVASISGPGAEHIDEAHPDEDDAHTDEVEGDEPLLPARVHRPSDLMRLLVGVLAVAVLIAIAAFAHGTTSGLEQDINKGTGQAPDLLIKIAGLASSIAILLVPVAFAIERLIKRDGLRIADGVLAAVLAHGVTLATDLWVAKAAPDSIQEALTQPSPGDIHALTDPVHGYLAPVIAYMTAVGMSRRPRWRAVLWIVLLLDAFSMLVTGYTTPFSIILTVLIGWTVAYGTLYAVGSPNVRPTGRTLMAGLRHVGFRPVTASREDAQETAESGDRGRRYFVTLEDGPPLDVTVVDREQQAQGFFYRVWRNLTLRGIATRRSLQSLRQALEQEALLAYAAIAAGANAPKLIATSELGPDAVMLVYEHTGGRTLDSLDDNEITDDLLRSTWHQVQALQSRRIAHRRLAGDAILVDRSGTVILTDLRGGEIAAGELLLRVDIAQLVTTLGLRVGAERAVASAVEVLGPDTVADCLPMLQPIALTRSTRATLRKLARERAQRERDAVLEASRQAKQARVDEAHGEAHEDTKPVLDKLDKKAVRAEQRAEKRAIDEAMDEAREEDLLTQIRHQVLRIRPQAPVEPARLERVRPRTLISLIAGAIGAYFLLTQLTHIEFGPLIANAEWGWVAAAVLFSACSYFAAAMALLGFVPERVPFLRTVAAQVAGSFVKIVAPAAVGGVALNTRFLQREGVRPGLAVASVGASQLFGLGAHIMMLLAFGYLTGTEKTPSLSPSRTVIAGLLTVAVLVLVVTSVPFLRKFVSTRVRSLFAGVVPRMLDVLQRPQKLLTGIGGMLLLTACFVMCLDASIRAFGDETTSISIASVAVVFLAGNALGSAAPTPGGVGAVEATLTVGLIAVGLPSEVAAPAVLLFRLLTLWLPVLPGWLAFNHLTRKGAL; from the coding sequence ATGAAGCAGCAGGGTGTGCACCCGGAGGGCGCGAAGAGCACCTCTGACGCTTCATCGCGCCCGCACACCGCCGACGCGGACGACAAGGACGCACACGACACAGCCGAGGAGGCGGTGGTCGCGAGCATCTCCGGCCCAGGCGCCGAGCACATCGACGAGGCCCACCCCGACGAGGACGACGCGCACACCGACGAGGTCGAGGGCGACGAACCGCTCCTCCCCGCGCGCGTGCACCGCCCGTCCGACCTGATGCGGCTCCTGGTGGGCGTGCTGGCCGTCGCCGTGCTCATCGCGATCGCCGCGTTCGCGCACGGCACCACCTCGGGCCTCGAACAGGACATCAACAAGGGCACCGGGCAGGCACCCGATCTGCTCATCAAGATCGCGGGGCTGGCGTCCAGCATCGCGATCCTCCTGGTGCCGGTCGCGTTCGCGATCGAACGGCTGATCAAGCGGGACGGGCTGCGTATCGCCGACGGTGTGCTCGCGGCGGTCCTCGCGCACGGAGTGACGCTCGCCACCGATCTGTGGGTCGCCAAGGCGGCCCCCGACTCGATCCAGGAGGCGCTCACCCAGCCCTCCCCCGGCGACATCCATGCCCTCACCGACCCTGTGCACGGCTATCTCGCCCCGGTCATCGCGTACATGACGGCCGTCGGCATGTCGCGTCGGCCACGCTGGCGCGCGGTGCTGTGGATCGTGCTGCTCCTGGACGCCTTCTCGATGCTCGTCACCGGCTACACCACGCCGTTCTCGATCATCCTGACGGTGCTGATCGGCTGGACCGTCGCCTACGGGACGCTGTACGCGGTCGGCTCGCCCAACGTCCGTCCTACCGGACGGACACTGATGGCGGGCCTGAGGCATGTGGGCTTCCGTCCGGTGACCGCGTCCCGCGAGGACGCGCAGGAGACGGCGGAGAGCGGCGACCGCGGCCGACGCTACTTCGTCACCCTGGAGGACGGTCCGCCGCTGGACGTCACGGTCGTCGACCGCGAGCAGCAGGCACAGGGCTTCTTCTACCGGGTGTGGCGCAATCTGACGCTGCGCGGCATCGCCACCCGCCGCAGTCTGCAGTCGCTGCGCCAGGCGCTGGAGCAGGAGGCGCTGCTCGCCTACGCGGCCATCGCAGCCGGTGCAAACGCGCCCAAGCTGATCGCCACCTCCGAGCTCGGCCCGGACGCCGTGATGCTCGTCTATGAGCACACCGGCGGGCGCACACTCGACTCGCTGGACGACAACGAGATCACCGACGATCTGCTGCGCAGCACCTGGCACCAGGTGCAGGCGCTGCAGTCACGGCGGATCGCGCACCGGAGGCTGGCAGGCGACGCGATTCTGGTGGATCGTTCCGGCACGGTCATCCTCACCGATCTGCGCGGCGGCGAGATCGCGGCCGGTGAACTGCTGCTGCGCGTGGACATCGCCCAGCTGGTGACGACGCTCGGACTGCGCGTGGGCGCCGAGCGCGCGGTGGCCTCCGCGGTCGAGGTCCTCGGTCCCGACACCGTCGCCGACTGCCTGCCGATGCTCCAGCCCATCGCGCTGACGCGCTCCACGCGCGCGACACTGCGGAAACTGGCCCGGGAGCGGGCGCAGCGCGAGCGCGACGCCGTCCTGGAGGCGTCCCGGCAGGCCAAGCAGGCCCGGGTGGACGAGGCCCACGGCGAGGCCCACGAGGACACGAAGCCCGTACTCGACAAGCTCGACAAGAAGGCCGTACGAGCGGAGCAGCGAGCCGAGAAGCGGGCCATCGACGAGGCCATGGACGAGGCGCGCGAGGAGGATCTGCTCACGCAGATCCGCCACCAGGTGCTGCGGATCAGGCCGCAGGCGCCGGTCGAGCCGGCCCGCCTGGAGCGGGTGCGGCCACGCACGCTGATCAGCCTCATCGCCGGTGCGATCGGCGCGTACTTCCTGCTGACGCAGCTCACGCACATCGAGTTCGGTCCGCTGATCGCCAACGCCGAGTGGGGCTGGGTCGCGGCGGCCGTGCTGTTCTCGGCGTGCAGCTACTTCGCCGCGGCGATGGCGCTGCTGGGGTTCGTGCCGGAGCGGGTGCCGTTCCTGCGGACCGTGGCCGCCCAGGTCGCCGGGTCCTTCGTGAAGATCGTCGCCCCGGCCGCGGTGGGCGGCGTGGCTCTGAACACGCGGTTCCTGCAGCGCGAGGGGGTGCGGCCGGGGCTCGCGGTGGCGAGTGTCGGCGCCTCTCAGCTGTTCGGGCTCGGCGCCCACATCATGATGCTGCTGGCCTTCGGCTATCTCACCGGCACCGAGAAGACGCCGTCGCTGTCGCCGTCCCGGACGGTCATCGCGGGTCTGCTGACGGTGGCGGTGCTGGTCCTCGTGGTGACCTCGGTGCCGTTCCTGCGGAAATTCGTCTCCACGCGCGTGAGGTCGCTGTTCGCGGGTGTCGTGCCGCGCATGCTCGACGTGCTGCAGCGCCCGCAGAAGCTGCTGACCGGCATCGGCGGCATGCTCCTGCTGACGGCCTGCTTCGTGATGTGCCTGGACGCGTCGATCCGCGCGTTCGGCGACGAAACGACGTCGATCAGCATCGCCAGCGTCGCCGTCGTCTTCCTTGCGGGCAACGCACTGGGGTCCGCCGCCCCGACACCGGGCGGTGTGGGCGCGGTCGAGGCGACCCTGACGGTCGGTCTGATCGCCGTAGGTCTACCCAGTGAGGTCGCCGCCCCCGCGGTGCTGCTGTTCCGGCTGCTGACACTGTGGCTGCCGGTACTGCCGGGCTGGCTGGCCTTCAACCACCTGACGCGCAAGGGCGCCCTGTAG